The Exiguobacterium aurantiacum DSM 6208 genome includes a window with the following:
- a CDS encoding IS1182 family transposase, whose amino-acid sequence MMPDLPNMPPSPCAALYDLLIPADDELRLIHDLVSFDFITDLLEDTYCHDNGRMAVHPVRMFKYLFLKAHSNLSDVDLVRRAKTDLTYKYFLDLAPEDDVINPSSLTKFRRQRMDDDELLDKLIGHTVEVAKGMGLLKGRTLIVDATHSRARYGQKPIRQAIIDETKRLRQACYQSSVDAKGRFPEKVDEEDIDQLLAYALAVAETVETGMPELMFREHIRDQVNRVRELAEDAHVELQVSKDSDARTGHKSADSSFFGYKHHLAMTEEGIITAVVVTSGEVADGPQLASLVEKSHLAGAEFDHIVGDAAYSGRDNLIYAASQGCKLVAPLNPRVYSPADNRGEGFTYNKDAERYVCPAGHMAIRKARTGTKDIGKNQKETHYFDIELCKQCPLRNGCYKNGAKSKTYSVSLKSREHSEQYEYEQTDEFKDYRRKRFAIEAKNSQLKNPQGLARNKTSDLKGMTLQGVMAIIAVNLKRIIALRKENTG is encoded by the coding sequence ATGATGCCTGACCTGCCCAACATGCCGCCGAGCCCGTGTGCGGCCCTCTATGACCTGTTAATCCCGGCCGATGACGAACTGCGGCTCATCCATGACCTCGTCTCGTTCGATTTTATCACGGACCTACTCGAGGATACGTATTGCCACGACAACGGTCGGATGGCCGTCCATCCTGTCCGGATGTTCAAATATCTGTTCCTGAAGGCGCATTCGAACCTGTCCGACGTCGACCTCGTCAGACGGGCGAAGACCGACCTCACCTACAAATATTTTCTGGACCTGGCACCGGAAGATGACGTCATCAACCCCTCCTCGCTCACGAAGTTCCGTCGTCAGCGCATGGACGACGACGAGCTGCTCGACAAGTTGATCGGGCACACGGTCGAGGTCGCGAAAGGGATGGGGCTGCTCAAGGGACGGACATTGATCGTCGACGCGACCCATTCACGGGCCCGGTACGGGCAGAAACCGATCAGACAGGCAATCATCGACGAGACGAAACGCCTGAGACAAGCGTGCTACCAATCATCGGTCGATGCGAAAGGTCGTTTCCCGGAAAAGGTCGACGAGGAGGATATCGACCAACTCCTCGCCTATGCGCTTGCCGTCGCAGAGACCGTCGAGACCGGGATGCCCGAGCTGATGTTTCGCGAGCACATCCGAGACCAGGTGAACCGGGTGCGTGAGCTAGCGGAGGATGCGCATGTCGAGCTGCAGGTGTCCAAAGACAGCGATGCCCGGACGGGGCACAAGAGTGCCGACTCGTCGTTCTTCGGCTACAAGCACCATCTCGCGATGACGGAGGAGGGCATCATCACGGCTGTCGTCGTCACATCTGGCGAGGTGGCAGACGGGCCACAATTGGCGAGTCTTGTTGAGAAGAGCCATCTAGCCGGTGCCGAGTTCGACCACATCGTGGGTGACGCCGCCTATTCTGGCCGTGACAACCTGATTTACGCTGCCTCACAAGGATGTAAGCTTGTCGCCCCGTTGAATCCGCGTGTCTATTCGCCGGCTGATAACCGCGGTGAGGGGTTCACCTACAACAAGGATGCCGAACGCTACGTCTGCCCCGCCGGGCACATGGCCATCCGGAAGGCCCGGACAGGGACAAAGGACATCGGTAAAAACCAGAAAGAAACGCATTATTTCGATATTGAGCTCTGTAAGCAATGCCCGTTGCGCAATGGCTGTTACAAGAATGGTGCAAAATCGAAAACGTACAGCGTGTCCTTGAAATCGAGGGAGCATAGCGAACAGTACGAGTACGAGCAGACGGATGAGTTCAAGGACTATCGCCGCAAGCGCTTCGCCATCGAGGCGAAAAATAGTCAATTGAAGAACCCGCAAGGTCTGGCGCGCAACAAGACGTCAGACCTGAAAGGCATGACGTTACAGGGCGTGATGGCAATCATTGCGGTCAACCTGAAGCGAATCATCGCCCTTCGAAAAGAAAATACAGGATGA
- a CDS encoding solute:sodium symporter family transporter — protein MTIQQVVYILITGALFMGLVAYVSYRMTRGKVESADDYFLAGRGLTGLFIAGSLLLTNLSAEQLIGLNGQSFAGNMSAMAWEVTAGIAAIIMALFLLPRFLGIGISTIPEFLSQRYDEDVRRLTVLLFLFGYMCVTIPSMLYSGGLAVLQLFDVPELLGVSFEQALWMVIWFIGIIGAIYAIFGGLRAVAVSDTLNGIGLVIIGFLVPTLGFITLGDGSLVDGMKTIATSNPEKLNAIGSSNDSVPFLSIFTGMIFANLFYWALNQYVIQRALGAKNLAEGQKGVLFTGYLKLLVPIFMLLPGIIAFHLYGSNVDKADLAYPSLIADLLPMWLMGFFLAVLLGAVFSSFNSLLNSIATLFVLDIYKPKFKPDASDQDLIRVSKWFGTFVALVSFFVAPNLMYAPDGLWDLIRRFTGFFNIPILVIVLIGMLVKRVPALAAKIVIVFHVVTYYFLVWGTEQWFGFDIGINFIHIYGLLFVIETSIMLLFAKLRPLQRINPIRIELGRVKPWRHAISTSVILVASMVFVYFVFSPIGLAYADGIVSRWFWPATLGLFAVTTGLVFVSYRYWLPRYELYLNNLGTTETEREEASGS, from the coding sequence ATGACCATTCAGCAAGTCGTTTACATATTGATTACCGGGGCCCTATTCATGGGGCTCGTCGCTTACGTCTCTTATCGAATGACACGTGGAAAAGTCGAAAGCGCCGATGACTACTTCCTCGCCGGACGCGGGTTGACCGGTCTCTTTATCGCCGGGTCGCTCTTATTGACGAACTTGTCGGCCGAGCAGTTGATCGGATTGAACGGCCAATCGTTCGCCGGCAACATGTCCGCGATGGCATGGGAAGTGACCGCCGGGATTGCCGCCATCATCATGGCACTCTTTTTACTACCACGCTTTCTCGGGATCGGCATCTCGACCATCCCAGAATTTTTGAGCCAACGCTATGATGAGGACGTCCGTCGCTTGACCGTCCTATTGTTCTTGTTCGGCTACATGTGTGTCACGATCCCGTCGATGCTCTATTCGGGCGGACTCGCCGTCTTGCAGCTGTTCGACGTGCCTGAGTTGCTCGGGGTCAGCTTCGAACAGGCGCTTTGGATGGTCATTTGGTTCATCGGGATCATCGGGGCCATTTACGCCATCTTCGGTGGCCTCCGCGCCGTCGCCGTCTCGGATACGCTGAACGGCATCGGACTCGTCATCATCGGTTTTCTCGTCCCGACGCTCGGGTTTATCACCCTCGGTGACGGCAGTCTCGTCGATGGGATGAAGACGATCGCGACGTCAAACCCGGAGAAGCTGAATGCTATCGGGTCTTCGAACGATTCGGTTCCTTTCCTCTCTATTTTTACAGGAATGATCTTTGCGAACTTGTTCTACTGGGCGCTCAATCAGTACGTCATCCAGCGTGCGCTCGGTGCGAAAAATTTAGCGGAAGGACAAAAAGGGGTGCTGTTCACCGGTTATTTGAAGTTACTCGTCCCGATCTTCATGTTGCTACCGGGCATCATCGCGTTTCACTTATACGGTTCGAACGTCGACAAAGCCGACCTCGCCTACCCGAGTCTGATCGCCGACTTGTTGCCGATGTGGCTGATGGGCTTCTTCCTCGCCGTCTTGCTCGGGGCCGTATTCAGTTCGTTCAACTCGCTCTTGAACAGTATCGCCACGTTGTTCGTGCTCGATATTTATAAACCGAAGTTCAAACCGGACGCGTCGGACCAAGATTTGATTCGCGTCAGCAAATGGTTCGGGACGTTCGTCGCGCTCGTGTCGTTCTTCGTCGCCCCGAATTTGATGTATGCACCGGACGGACTGTGGGACTTGATTCGACGCTTCACCGGCTTCTTCAACATCCCGATTCTCGTCATCGTCTTGATTGGCATGCTCGTGAAACGCGTGCCTGCGCTCGCTGCTAAAATCGTGATCGTGTTCCACGTCGTCACGTATTACTTCCTCGTCTGGGGAACCGAGCAGTGGTTCGGCTTCGACATCGGCATCAATTTCATCCACATTTACGGCCTCTTGTTCGTCATCGAGACGAGTATCATGCTCTTGTTCGCCAAACTGCGGCCGCTGCAACGTATTAACCCGATTCGCATCGAACTCGGCCGTGTCAAACCATGGCGTCACGCGATCTCGACGTCCGTTATCTTGGTCGCCTCAATGGTGTTCGTCTACTTCGTGTTCTCGCCGATTGGCCTCGCCTACGCGGATGGCATCGTCTCTCGTTGGTTCTGGCCAGCGACGCTCGGTTTGTTTGCCGTGACGACAGGACTCGTCTTTGTATCATATCGTTACTGGCTCCCGCGCTATGAGTTGTATTTGAACAACCTCGGCACGACCGAAACAGAACGTGAAGAAGCGAGCGGATCATAA
- the mgtE gene encoding magnesium transporter: protein MAIERTEHARHQAQVTALIQKGDPVDFRDLFLTLHPGEQADLFVELEQSDRQFVYRALTPELFTDLFEKLDLENQERFIQEMPRPYAVRVLNDMFSDNAADLMNELPDDFMNELFEQMDETEATEVKDLMRYPDDTAGAVMTTEFVVLKADKTVGETLEELRDLGPDAETIYYLYVIDASGRLVGVVSLRDLIVSPLDARIADIMGSRVVSANVLTDQEDLARTVQKYDLLALPVIDDEEKLLGIITVDDVMDVIERETTEDFEELSATKGSSDINMGPLEAAKKRAPWIISLMFLGMITASTIGGFEETLETIVLLAVFMPLVMGSAGNAATQSLVVAVRSIALGTINRKNVIKMVRREFGTGVILGVVCMVVIFGVITFLYDNALIGLIVGISIFAALSVATTVGTLIPLLINRLKLDPAVASGPFITTLMDNLGLIIYFTVATSMLQFL, encoded by the coding sequence ATGGCAATCGAACGTACAGAACATGCGCGTCACCAAGCTCAAGTGACCGCGCTCATTCAAAAAGGGGACCCGGTCGATTTCCGCGACTTGTTCCTGACGTTACACCCCGGTGAGCAAGCCGACTTGTTCGTCGAACTCGAGCAATCCGATCGACAGTTCGTCTATCGAGCATTGACGCCGGAATTGTTTACGGACTTGTTTGAAAAGCTCGACCTCGAGAATCAAGAGCGGTTCATCCAAGAGATGCCGCGCCCATACGCCGTCCGCGTCTTGAACGACATGTTCTCGGACAACGCGGCCGATTTGATGAACGAGCTCCCTGACGACTTTATGAACGAACTGTTTGAACAAATGGATGAGACCGAAGCGACCGAAGTCAAAGACTTGATGCGCTACCCGGACGATACGGCCGGAGCGGTCATGACGACCGAATTCGTCGTTTTGAAAGCCGACAAGACGGTCGGTGAGACGCTCGAAGAATTGCGCGACCTCGGACCAGATGCCGAGACGATTTACTATTTATACGTCATCGACGCGTCGGGACGCCTCGTCGGCGTCGTCTCACTCCGTGACTTGATTGTGTCACCGTTAGACGCTCGAATCGCCGACATCATGGGAAGCCGTGTCGTCTCGGCGAACGTGCTCACCGACCAGGAAGATTTGGCCCGGACCGTCCAAAAGTATGACCTTCTCGCCCTGCCTGTCATCGACGATGAAGAGAAATTGCTCGGCATCATCACGGTCGATGACGTCATGGACGTCATCGAGCGCGAGACGACAGAAGACTTCGAGGAGCTGTCCGCGACGAAAGGATCGTCCGACATCAATATGGGACCGCTCGAAGCAGCGAAAAAACGAGCCCCGTGGATCATCAGCCTTATGTTTCTCGGCATGATCACCGCCTCGACGATCGGCGGCTTCGAAGAGACGCTCGAGACGATCGTCCTCCTAGCCGTCTTCATGCCGCTCGTCATGGGATCGGCGGGGAACGCGGCCACCCAGTCACTCGTCGTCGCCGTACGCTCGATCGCGCTCGGGACGATCAATCGAAAAAATGTCATCAAAATGGTACGACGCGAGTTCGGCACCGGGGTCATTCTCGGAGTCGTCTGTATGGTCGTCATCTTCGGCGTCATCACGTTTCTCTATGACAACGCCTTAATCGGTCTCATCGTCGGTATCTCCATTTTCGCCGCGCTCAGTGTGGCGACTACTGTCGGGACGCTCATCCCGCTCCTCATCAACCGTCTGAAACTCGACCCGGCCGTCGCCTCTGGCCCGTTCATCACGACACTGATGGACAACCTCGGCTTGATCATTTACTTCACGGTCGCCACATCGATGCTCCAGTTCCTTTAA
- the arcA gene encoding arginine deiminase, which translates to MKHPIHVYSEIGELRTVLLKRPGRELENLTPEYLERLLFDDIPHLPVIQKEHDYFASALQNRGVEVLYLEKLMAETLSLPGVRERFVADILSESKSNINGSYETLKEYLLAYDNEQLIETVMAGIRKSEIKPEKRRHLHEMIEDTYPFYLDPMPNLYFTRDPAAAIGHGLSINRMKEPARRRESLFTQYIMKYHPRFAKHDIPIWSDRDYRFAMEGGDELVLSKEVVAIGISERTTAQGIERVALNLLKNGDTFQKVIAIEIPKSRAFMHLDTVFTMVDHDKFTIHPFIQGPEGKMNIFELTLNKEGELHITQHTDLLQVLKRALGLDEIVLIPCGGGDPIAAAREQWNDGSNTLAIAPGVVVTYDRNYVSNELLRTEGVEVIEIMSSELSRGRGGPRCMSCPIIREDI; encoded by the coding sequence CTGAAACATCCAATCCACGTGTATTCAGAAATCGGCGAACTTAGGACGGTGCTTCTAAAACGTCCGGGACGCGAACTTGAAAATTTAACCCCCGAATATTTGGAGCGACTCCTCTTTGATGACATCCCACACTTACCGGTCATTCAAAAAGAACACGACTACTTCGCGAGCGCGCTCCAAAATCGCGGTGTCGAAGTGCTCTATTTGGAGAAGTTGATGGCAGAGACGTTGTCGCTCCCGGGTGTGCGTGAACGTTTCGTCGCCGACATCTTGTCGGAGTCGAAATCAAACATTAACGGCTCATATGAGACGCTCAAGGAATATTTGCTCGCGTATGACAATGAACAACTGATCGAGACGGTCATGGCCGGGATTCGTAAGTCGGAGATCAAGCCGGAGAAGCGGCGTCACTTGCACGAGATGATCGAAGACACGTATCCGTTCTATCTCGACCCGATGCCTAACCTTTATTTCACGCGTGACCCGGCCGCGGCAATCGGACATGGACTATCGATCAACCGCATGAAAGAACCGGCACGCCGTCGTGAGTCGTTGTTCACGCAATATATCATGAAGTACCATCCACGGTTTGCCAAACACGATATCCCGATTTGGTCGGACCGAGATTACCGATTCGCGATGGAAGGCGGCGATGAGCTCGTCCTGTCGAAAGAAGTCGTCGCCATCGGGATCTCAGAGCGGACGACCGCCCAAGGCATCGAGCGGGTCGCGCTCAACTTGCTCAAAAACGGCGACACGTTCCAAAAAGTCATCGCGATCGAGATTCCGAAATCTCGGGCGTTCATGCACCTCGACACCGTCTTCACGATGGTCGACCACGACAAGTTCACGATCCATCCATTCATCCAAGGCCCGGAAGGCAAGATGAACATCTTCGAACTGACGTTGAACAAAGAAGGCGAACTTCACATCACGCAACATACCGATTTGTTGCAAGTGTTAAAACGTGCCCTCGGGCTCGATGAGATCGTCCTCATCCCTTGCGGGGGCGGAGATCCGATCGCCGCGGCGCGGGAACAGTGGAACGACGGCTCGAACACGCTCGCGATCGCACCGGGCGTCGTCGTCACGTACGACCGCAACTACGTGTCGAATGAACTGTTACGGACGGAAGGCGTCGAGGTCATCGAAATCATGTCGAGCGAGTTGTCACGCGGCCGTGGGGGCCCGCGTTGCATGAGTTGTCCAATTATACGTGAAGATATTTGA
- the argF gene encoding ornithine carbamoyltransferase, with protein MSTTYNVDLVGRHFLSLNEFSPDELNYLIDLSAAFKRQKKQGIPHRVCEGKNVALLFEKPSTRTRCAFTVAAVDLGMHPEYLGKSDIQFGKKESVRDTAIVLGRMFDGIQFRGFAHATVEGLARDAGVPVWNGLTDLYHPTQILADFLTVKEQKGDLAGIRFVYVGDGRNNMGNTLLIGGAKVGMDMRICAPKSLWPSDEVVDYARSVAAETGATITLTESIDEAVADADVIYTDVWVSMGEEAEFAERIKLLRPYQVNMEMIEKTGNTDVMFLHCLPAFHDLETEVGRAMFEEHGLKEMEVTDEVFQSRHSFVFDEAENRMHTIKAVMAATLTDTFEWLER; from the coding sequence ATGTCCACAACGTACAATGTTGATTTGGTAGGTCGTCACTTTTTATCGCTCAATGAGTTTTCCCCGGACGAACTGAACTACTTGATTGATTTGTCGGCCGCGTTCAAGCGTCAAAAGAAACAAGGGATCCCGCATCGGGTCTGTGAAGGCAAAAACGTCGCCTTACTGTTTGAAAAGCCGTCGACGCGGACGCGGTGCGCGTTCACGGTCGCGGCCGTCGACCTCGGCATGCATCCGGAATATCTCGGTAAATCGGACATCCAATTCGGTAAAAAGGAATCGGTCCGTGACACAGCGATCGTCCTCGGTCGCATGTTTGACGGAATCCAGTTCCGTGGCTTCGCCCATGCGACGGTCGAAGGACTTGCGCGTGATGCGGGCGTCCCGGTATGGAACGGGTTGACCGATTTGTATCATCCGACACAAATCTTGGCCGACTTCTTGACGGTGAAAGAACAAAAAGGGGACCTCGCCGGCATTCGCTTCGTCTATGTCGGCGACGGCCGGAACAATATGGGCAACACGTTATTGATCGGCGGCGCGAAAGTCGGGATGGACATGCGGATATGCGCACCGAAGTCATTGTGGCCATCAGACGAGGTCGTTGATTATGCGCGGTCCGTGGCGGCTGAAACCGGGGCGACGATCACGTTGACCGAGAGTATCGATGAAGCGGTCGCCGACGCCGACGTCATCTACACCGACGTCTGGGTGTCGATGGGAGAAGAAGCGGAGTTCGCTGAACGGATTAAGCTCCTTCGCCCGTACCAAGTGAACATGGAGATGATCGAGAAGACAGGAAATACGGACGTCATGTTCTTGCATTGTCTGCCGGCGTTCCATGACTTGGAGACCGAGGTCGGTCGCGCGATGTTTGAAGAACATGGCTTGAAAGAGATGGAAGTGACGGATGAAGTGTTCCAAAGTCGCCACTCGTTCGTCTTTGATGAGGCGGAAAACCGGATGCACACGATCAAAGCGGTCATGGCAGCGACACTCACCGATACGTTTGAGTGGCTTGAACGTTGA
- the arcD gene encoding arginine-ornithine antiporter, with translation MSTKLDHDSSGSVGASPSPKDKRLGLGALTALVVGSMIGGGAFNLAADLAQGANAGAILIGWVITGIGIITLGLSFQNLTMRRPDLDGGVYSYARAGFGQFVGFNSAWGYWLSAWLGNVAYATLLFSSVGYFFPIFAGGQNIASIIGASIMLWLVHSLILRGIHEASMINIITTIAKLVPIFAFITITLFFFNLDNFTFDFWGQGGFSWGSVKDQVVSTMLVTLWVFIGVEGAVVLSGRARKRSDVGKATVIGLLGTLVIYLLISVMSLGLMNPENVANASQPAMAYLLESAVGPWGAMLINGGLVISVLGAWLGWTLLAAEIPYVAGKDGVFPKWFTKENKNNAPANALWLTNGLIQLFLFTFLFSDAAYNFAFSLASSAILIPYAFSAFYQVKVAKGGIGYNAGERRTRDLIIGAVASIYGIWLIYAAGVDYLLLTTMLYAPGTLLYVKAQRENGIKTLTRTEWIVAGILTALAIVAVVRIVTGNISVI, from the coding sequence ATGTCTACGAAATTAGATCATGACTCAAGCGGTTCCGTTGGCGCAAGTCCTAGTCCGAAAGACAAACGGTTAGGGCTCGGGGCCCTGACGGCGCTCGTCGTCGGTTCGATGATTGGCGGTGGTGCCTTCAACTTGGCAGCCGACTTGGCGCAAGGAGCGAACGCGGGTGCGATTCTCATCGGCTGGGTCATCACCGGTATCGGGATTATCACGCTCGGTCTCAGTTTTCAAAACTTGACGATGCGGCGTCCCGATCTCGACGGCGGGGTATACAGTTACGCCCGAGCCGGATTCGGCCAGTTCGTCGGGTTCAACTCGGCTTGGGGCTATTGGCTCTCGGCTTGGCTCGGAAACGTCGCCTACGCGACGCTGCTGTTCAGTTCGGTCGGTTATTTCTTCCCCATCTTCGCAGGCGGTCAAAACATCGCCTCCATCATCGGGGCATCGATTATGCTCTGGCTCGTCCACTCACTCATTTTACGAGGTATCCATGAAGCGTCGATGATTAACATCATCACGACGATTGCGAAACTCGTTCCGATTTTTGCCTTCATCACCATCACTTTGTTCTTCTTTAATCTGGACAACTTCACGTTCGACTTTTGGGGCCAAGGCGGCTTCTCGTGGGGTAGCGTGAAAGACCAAGTCGTCTCGACGATGCTCGTCACGCTCTGGGTGTTCATCGGGGTCGAAGGGGCTGTCGTCTTGTCCGGTCGGGCCCGGAAACGCTCAGATGTCGGGAAAGCGACGGTCATCGGTCTCCTCGGGACGCTCGTCATTTATTTGCTCATCTCGGTCATGTCGCTCGGGCTGATGAATCCAGAAAATGTCGCGAACGCTTCCCAACCGGCGATGGCTTATTTGTTGGAATCTGCCGTCGGGCCATGGGGGGCAATGCTCATCAACGGCGGTCTCGTCATCTCTGTGCTCGGGGCATGGCTCGGTTGGACACTTCTCGCAGCCGAGATCCCTTACGTCGCCGGAAAAGACGGCGTCTTTCCGAAATGGTTCACGAAAGAGAATAAGAACAACGCACCGGCCAATGCGCTCTGGCTCACGAACGGTTTGATTCAATTGTTCCTCTTCACGTTCTTGTTCTCGGACGCCGCCTACAACTTTGCGTTCTCGCTCGCCTCAAGCGCCATTTTGATTCCGTACGCATTCTCCGCGTTCTATCAAGTGAAAGTGGCGAAAGGTGGCATCGGCTATAACGCAGGTGAACGACGAACGCGTGACTTGATCATCGGGGCGGTCGCTTCGATTTACGGCATCTGGCTCATCTACGCGGCTGGCGTGGATTACCTCTTGTTGACGACGATGCTGTACGCGCCAGGTACGCTCCTTTATGTGAAGGCACAACGTGAGAACGGCATCAAGACGTTGACGAGAACAGAATGGATCGTCGCCGGCATTTTGACGGCGCTCGCCATTGTAGCGGTCGTTCGCATCGTCACAGGTAACATCTCAGTCATTTGA
- the arcC gene encoding carbamate kinase yields the protein MVKKRVVIALGGNAIQQGKDATAEAQIRAVETTAEALAGLIEEGIDVIITHGNGPQVGNLMLQQAAADSEATPAMPLDVCGAMTQGMIGYWFENALTKALRARGLERSVAPIVTRAVVDPNDSAFSHPTKPIGPFYSQEEAIRIERESGYVFKEDAGRGYRRVVPSPFPVAICEHAVIRDLVEREHIVVASGGGGIPVVDTPDGYVGVEAVIDKDFAAAKLAELVEADMLLILTAVDHVYVNFGTSEEAALEETTKEQLETYIAEGQFAPGSMLPKVRAALQFAETGEGRVAVITSLAQARTAVRGDIGTRVRLAATLQQ from the coding sequence ATGGTGAAAAAACGCGTCGTCATTGCGTTAGGCGGGAATGCGATCCAACAAGGGAAAGATGCGACGGCCGAGGCCCAAATTCGTGCCGTCGAAACGACCGCTGAGGCGCTCGCAGGATTGATTGAAGAAGGAATCGATGTCATCATCACGCATGGGAACGGTCCGCAAGTCGGCAACTTGATGTTGCAACAAGCGGCTGCCGACAGTGAGGCGACGCCGGCGATGCCGCTCGACGTCTGCGGCGCGATGACACAAGGCATGATCGGCTATTGGTTTGAAAATGCACTCACAAAAGCGCTTCGGGCCCGCGGGCTCGAACGTTCGGTCGCCCCGATCGTCACTCGGGCCGTCGTCGATCCAAACGACAGCGCCTTCAGTCACCCGACGAAACCGATCGGCCCTTTCTATTCACAGGAAGAAGCGATACGAATCGAACGAGAGAGCGGCTACGTGTTCAAAGAAGATGCCGGTCGAGGATATCGCCGGGTCGTACCGAGTCCGTTCCCGGTCGCAATCTGTGAGCATGCGGTCATCCGCGACCTCGTCGAGAGGGAACATATCGTCGTCGCCTCAGGCGGGGGCGGCATCCCGGTCGTCGACACGCCAGACGGCTATGTCGGGGTCGAAGCCGTCATCGACAAAGATTTCGCCGCCGCGAAACTGGCCGAACTCGTCGAAGCAGACATGCTCCTCATCTTGACGGCGGTCGACCACGTATACGTCAATTTCGGGACGTCTGAAGAAGCGGCTCTCGAAGAGACGACGAAAGAGCAGCTCGAGACGTACATCGCGGAAGGACAGTTCGCACCGGGCAGCATGTTGCCGAAAGTACGGGCCGCTCTCCAATTCGCGGAAACGGGAGAAGGTCGCGTCGCTGTCATCACATCGCTCGCTCAAGCACGGACGGCCGTTCGCGGCGATATCGGGACGAGGGTTCGTCTGGCCGCTACGTTACAGCAATAA